One segment of Primulina tabacum isolate GXHZ01 chromosome 14, ASM2559414v2, whole genome shotgun sequence DNA contains the following:
- the LOC142525401 gene encoding putative arabinosyltransferase ARAD1 produces MQKSINRTLICFSLCIPLLFGSLLLAGTFDYKSQFLSFLPQLNNAAPCGAQSPPLRVYMYDLPPRFNVGLMHPTFPDNVLVAASNLPMWRWNDGLRKQHSVEYWMMASLLYEGDDESGSTREAVRVRDPALADVFFVPFFSSLSFNIYVRNMAELNTVDEQLQLEMVNILRASDHWERSGGRDHVIPLHHPNAFRQYRDQVNASIFIVADFGRIMNISRLSKDVVAPYPHMIESYISEDHEDPFEARKTLLFFRGRTKRKDEGKIRAQLHKMLMEMKDVIYEEGSASEEGFKASAEQMRSSKFCLHPAGDTPSSCRLFDAIVSHCIPVIVSDRLELPFESEIDYKEFSIFFSVDEALKPGYMIDGLRGISKEKWMKMWLQLRSISHHFEFQYPPKKDDSVNMIWRQVKNKVPAVKLALHRSRRLKIPDWWR; encoded by the exons ATGCAAAAATCGATAAACAGGACCCTGATATGCTTTTCGCTATGCATTCCGCTACTCTTCGGTTCGTTACTCCTCGCCGGGACTTTTGATTACAAATCCCAGTTCCTATCTTTCTTGCCCCAGCTCAATAATGCTGCGCCATGCGGAGCTCAATCACCTCCTCTCCGCGTGTACATGTACGATTTGCCTCCGCGTTTTAATGTGGGATTGATGCACCCCACTTTTCCAGACAATGTGTTGGTGGCTGCATCGAATTTGCCGATGTGGAGGTGGAACGATGGGCTTAGGAAACAGCACAGCGTGGAGTATTGGATGATGGCTTCGCTTTTGTACGAGGGGGACGATGAATCGGGTTCCACCCGGGAAGCGGTTCGTGTTAGGGATCCAGCGTTAGCTGATGTGTTTTTCGTGCCTTTCTTTTCCTCGCTTAGTTTCAATATTTATGTGCGGAATATGGCCGAGCTGAATACTGTCGATGAGCAGCTACAG CTCGAGATGGTAAATATTCTAAGAGCATCGGATCACTGGGAAAGGTCCGGTGGACGAGATCATGTTATTCCCCTTCATCATCCAAATGCTTTCAGGCAGTATCGGGATCAAGTTAATGCTTCCATTTTCATCGTGGCTGATTTTGGTCGCATCATGAACATTTCTCGACTATCAAAAGATGTTGTTGCTCCCTATCCACATATGATAGAATCATATATCAGTGAAGACCACGAGGACCCATTTGAGGCTCGAAAGACGCTTCTCTTCTTTCGCGGGAGGACTAAGAGGAAGGAC GAAGGGAAAATTCGTGCGCAACTGCATAAGATGTTAATGGAAATGAAAGACGTAATCTACGAGGAGGGCAGTGCTTCGGAAGAAGGCTTTAAAGCT TCTGCTGAACAAATGCGTTCATCGAAATTTTGCCTACACCCTGCGGGTGATACTCCATCATCTTGCCGTCTATTTGATGCCATTGTGAGCCACTGCATTCCTGTAATTGTCAGTGACAGACTCGAGCTACCCTTTGAAAGCGAAATAGACTACAAAGAGTTCTCAATCTTCTTCTCAGTGGACGAGGCTCTGAAACCAGGCTACATGATTGATGGGCTCAGGGGCATTTCAAAAGAGAAATGGATGAAAATGTGGCTGCAGCTTAGAAGCATTTCTCATCACTTTGAGTTTCAATACCCACCAAAGAAGGATGATTCGGTCAATATGATTTGGAGACAAGTGAAGAATAAGGTTCCTGCGGTTAAGCTTGCTTTACACAGAAGTAGGCGGCTGAAAATACCAGATTGGTGGAGATAG
- the LOC142523892 gene encoding uncharacterized protein LOC142523892 yields the protein MTVFKLLEITIFSAQDLPPVSKMLRTFAVSYVNRDHRLSTAVDHCGNCNPTWNHKVLFDVDERFLKSKSSAITIEIYNVAWLRDLPIGTVHLMINSLSPPLHKNSSLRHVSLQVRRPSGLLKGTMNIGIQFLDSNIPGLSEFCHSGIRNQEKLDCVDQDGERGKEKDHYIIEDLAGPETNPDPQIFPSNSEEPTKIDSASPETNPGPQIFTSTSELAQTQEEETMNMPPEPDNTSIHGSENVRKWLYSNEEYGSSIFENWTETGEKSEEVKLEPKSVKRRLTDEDQIPLRNGKKAGHHKRGSPEGKGLFSCFGNAYGFQFSFICGSKKLKKKMKHHGHKKTQNFTLMSRP from the coding sequence ATGACAGTTTTCAAGCTCCTGGAAATTACCATATTCTCGGCACAGGACCTTCCCCCCGTGTCCAAAATGTTACGAACGTTCGCCGTGTCCTACGTCAACCGCGACCACAGATTATCTACGGCCGTCGACCATTGCGGAAACTGCAACCCCACCTGGAATCACAAAGTGTTGTTCGACGTCGACGAACGGTTTCTAAAATCTAAATCCTCAGCTATCACGATCGAGATATACAATGTGGCCTGGTTGCGTGATCTCCCTATTGGCACTGTGCATCTTATGATCAACAGCCTGTCACCACCGCTGCATAAAAATTCATCTCTTCGGCATGTTTCCCTCCAGGTTCGTCGCCCATCAGGGCTTTTGAAAGGAACCATGAATATTGGAATCCAATTTCTTGACAGCAACATTCCAGGGTTGAGCGAATTCTGCCATTCCGGGATACGAAACCAAGAGAAACTAGATTGTGTTGATCAAGACGGTGAAAGGGGAAAAGAAAAAGATCATTACATTATTGAGGATTTGGCAGGCCCGGAAACAAATCCAGACCCCCAAATCTTCCCGTCAAATTCTGAGGAACCGACTAAAATAGATTCGGCAAGCCCGGAAACAAATCCAGGCCCCCAAATCTTCACATCAACTTCTGAGCTGGCTCAGACGCAAGAAGAAGAAACAATGAACATGCCACCAGAACCAGATAACACCTCCATTCATGGTTCTGAAAACGTGAGAAAATGGTTGTATTCCAACGAAGAATACGGGAGCTCTATATTCGAAAACTGGACAGAAACAGGAGAGAAAAGTGAAGAAGTCAAGTTGGAACCTAAAAGCGTCAAAAGGAGATTAACAGACGAGGATCAAATCCCATTGAGAAACGGTAAGAAAGCGGGCCATCACAAGAGAGGGAGTCCTGAAGGAAAAGGGCTGTTTTCATGTTTTGGAAATGCTTATGGGTTTCAGTTCAGCTTCATTTGCGGGTCTAagaaattgaagaagaaaatgaaacaTCATGGCCATAAGAAAACACAGAACTTTACTTTGATGTCACGTCCATGA